In the genome of Geotrypetes seraphini chromosome 16, aGeoSer1.1, whole genome shotgun sequence, one region contains:
- the LOC117349653 gene encoding olfactory receptor 6-like has protein sequence MINQTHVKEFFLVGLPVLPELQILVFWMFLLMYIVTMSVNLVLITIVKISRHLHRPMYFFLCNLSFLEIGYVSVTVPRILISLLTHKKSISFEGCFLQVFFFTFLCATETVLLGIMSFDRYVAICHPLRYAIIMSCRVCLQLIITTWTFAFLATSFPIILISTLPFCGPNVIDHFFCECAPLLKLVCGYADFGDLAVTVCAAITILCSVMITLLSYIFIITTILQMSSSTGNQKAFSTCASHLTVVIIFYSTILAMYIKPTARDAHQNKVMAVLYAVVTPLVNPFIYSLKNKEVKEALYKHIAKIRIPIETK, from the coding sequence ATGATTAACCAAACTCATGTGAAAGAATTCTTCCTGGTTGGACTCCCAGTTCTTCCTGAGCTTCAAATCTTAGTGTTCTGGATGTTTCTACTGATGTACATTGTAACCATGAGTGTGAATCTTGTCCTAATCACCATAGTGAAGATATCACGCCACCTTCACAGACCCATGTACTTTTTCCTCTGTAACTTGTCCTTTCTTGAGATTGGCTACGTGTCCGTAACAGTTCCAAGAATCTTGATCAGCCTTCTAACACAtaagaaaagtatttcctttgaggGATGTTTTCTTCAGGTGTTCTTCTTTACATTTCTTTGTGCTACAGAAACCGTCCTTCTTGGAATTATGTCTTTTGACCGGTATGTGGCCATCTGTCACCCCTTGCGCTATGCCATCATTATGAGCTGTAGAGTATGCCTTCAGTTAATCATTACAACATGGACATTTGCCTTCCTGGCTACTTCATTTCCAATTATTTTGATTTCCACATTACCTTTCTGTGGACCTAACGTCATTGATCATTTTTTCTGTGAATGTGCTCCTTTATTAAAGTTAGTATGTGGTTATGCCGATTTTGGTGACTTAGCAGTTACCGTCTGTGCGGCTATTACGATACTGTGCTCTGTCATGATAACCTTGCTGTCCTATATTTTTATTATAACTACTATCCTGCAAATGTCTTCTTCAACAGGCAATCAaaaggccttctctacctgcgcCTCTCACCTCACGGTCGTCATCATATTTTACAGTACAATTCTTGCTATGTACATTAAGCCAACTGCAAGAGATGCCCATCAGAACAAGGTGATGGCTGTCCTTTATGCTGTGGTCACACCCCTAGTTAATCCTTTTATTTATAGCTTAAAAAACAAGGAAGTTAAAGAAGCTTTATATAAACACATAGCTAAAATTAGAATTCCCATAGAAACAAAATAG